From the Thermosynechococcus sp. genome, the window ATCCGCAAGGGCTTGCTTACTGGCGGCCACGGCAAATTGAGCAAAGCGATCCATGCGCTTGGCATCTTTGCGATCCATGTAGAGGGTGGGATCAAAGCCACGCACCTCAGCCGCAATGCGGCAGTCATGACGACTGGCATCAAAAGCCGTGATGTAATCAATGCCGCTGCGACCGGCCATTAACCCTTCCCAATACTCCGCAAGGGTGTTGCCGAGGGGGGTAATCGCCCCCATCCCCGTGACAACGACCCGTTTTTGATGCGCCTTTGCCATGGATCTATGCAGCTACCTTATTGTTGATAAAGTCAAGGACATCTTGGACGGTTTTGAGCTTTTCTGCCTCTTCATCGGGAATTTCCACACCAAACTCTTCCTCAAGGGCCATGATTAACTCCACGGAGTCAAGGGAGTCAGCGTTGAGGTCTTCGGCAAAACTGGCTTCGGGTACAACTTTTTCTGCATCAACACTGAGTTGATCGGCAACAATGGCTTTTACTTTTTCGAGAATTTCAGATTGATTCATAGATGCCTTAACTGGATGGACAACGACTGAGAACAGTAATTCATGCGGGCGATCGCCATTCCTCAAATCTAGGATGTTTCGTGCCCAGAATCAACGCGCCCTAATTATAGGACAGATTGGGGATCCCCTAAGATACTCCTGCAGCTGTGATAAGCTACACTTTGGATACTTGACACCAACAACGCCACGTCCACTGTTGCCCTCTCTTCACCGAGTTGCCGATGCGTTTTACGATTGCCAGTCTACTTGCCAACTTTAGCGAAGATAAGTTTGTTGCCCCCAAAGTTCTCGAAAAAAAACTCGGCTGTGACGATCCTGAGAGCCAGCGAGAACTGGAAATTGCCCTGGATGCCCTAGAACGCATTGGCCTGCTCATCAAAGAACGGGGCAAGTATCGCCGTGCCAGTGATGATGGGTTGATTGAGGGGCGGCTGCGCTGCTCGAGCAAGGGCTTTTGCTTTGCCATTCAAGATGCCGAGGGTGGGGAAGATATTTTTGTCCGCGAGCATCAACTCAGTACTGCTTGGAATGGCGATCGCGTGCTGGTGCGGGTCACCCGTGAAGGCCGCCGCAAGAAATCTCCAGAGGGGGAGGTAAAACTCATCCTGGAGCGGGGAAATCCCTCGGTGATTGCTCGGGTTAAACGGACAGAAGATGGGTTTCGTGCGCTGCCCCTCGACGATCGCCTGCTCTTTGAAATCGCCCTTGAGCCAAATGACCTTGTGCCCGATCTGGCGACGGTGGTGGATCAACTGGTGCATGTGAGCATTCGCCGCTATCCTTTGGGGGGCTACCTACCCACGGGGGAAATTGCCCAGATCCTAGGGAGCGATGCCCAATCGGCGCCTGTCCTTGACTTAATTTGCTGCAAACACAACCTTGTCCGCCAATTTAATCCAGCCCTGCGCACAGCAGCCGCCACCTTGAATGCCCAGTTGGAAACCTTGGACTTCAGCGATCGCCAAGACTTGCGGGAACTGGTCACCATTACCTTAGTCGCCCCCGGCCAAGAGCCCCAAGTGGCCTTTTCCCTCGATGCTCTTGGGCAAGATCTCTGGGAGTTGGGGATTCACATGAGCGATGTGGGGGGCTTACTTCCCCGGGATGAACTGCTGGATCGCACGGCTCGCCGTCAGGGCATGAGCCTGGCGACGCCTGAACTCAGTTTGCCCCTATTGCCGCCGGAATTGGAGAGGCTGCGCTTGCTGCCGGGGGGCGATCGCGCTGCCATTTCGCTGCTGATTGTGATCAACACTGCCGGCGAAGTTCAGTCCTACAGGATTTACCGCAGTTGTATCCGCGTTGATGCCTGTGTCACCAGTGAACAAGTAGCGGCTACCCTTGCCCTCGGGGACAGTTCTGGAGATTGGTTGCGTGCTTTCATTCACCTCGCCAATGCCGTGAGCCAGCGGCGACAGGCACGGGGGAGTATTGAAGTGACCCCAGCGGCAGCCCTGAGCCTTGCCTATGCCGATGAGGGCCTTGCTCCTGCCATTTTCCTACCAAAGGTGACCCCTTGGACCAGCTTGGTGATTCTTGCCAATGAACTCCTTGGCCGTCATTTGGCGAAGTTGGGGGTACCGGCCCTCTATCGGACGCAACCTGTACCCGAACTCTATGCGGTGCAGGATTTTCTCAAGCTGTGCCAAAATTTGAACTTGCCCTTGAGCCTAGACAATCCCTCCCAGGTCACGTCCCGCGACTATCAGCGGTTTATGGCGCAATTGGCCACTGCGGATCTGGCAGCTGTGTTGCAGGAACTCTTGCTCGATAAACTCAAACCCGCCAGCGATTCGCCTATGGCACTGACCCACTTTAGTTTGGCCACTGGAGAGGGCTATGGCCATTTCTGCTCGCCGTTGCAACGCTACACTGATATTGTCAATCAGCGCATTTTACACCTTCTCCTGACCCAAGGGCGCGATCGCCGCGGGCCACGGGCAAAAGAGCGCGTCAATCTCGGCGAGTCCAGTTGCTTGGCGCAGGTGAATTGGACAGTTTTCACCACCGACATTCAGCGGGAGGTGGAGACTCTCGTTAACGAATTAGCCCCCCACCTCCAAGAGCGGGAGCGGCAAACCTACACGGCTTGGAAGGATTTAGTAGGGCTGCAACGGGTGCGCCAAGTCCAAGCCTGTATCGGCGAAGTGCGTCCCGGCATTATTACGGGTGTGCAGTCCTATGGCTTTTTTGTGGAACTGCTTGACTTTAATGTGGAGGGCCTAGTTCACGTCAGTTCCCTCAAGGATGACTGGTATGAATACCGCGCCTATGCCCAAACTTTGACGGGCCGGCGTAATCGCTTGCGTTACCGCTTGGGCGATCGCGTGGAAGTGCTGATTAAAAATGTGGATTCCTACCGCCAGCAGGTGGACTTAACGGTCATTAGTGGTGGCTCCCAAGCGACGGAAGAAGATCTCAACGGCAGCAGTGACGGCGGGGAAACCCTCACCCCTGCTGAGGATGACGCCCCTGAGAATCTGTAAGCCAAGAGTTGATGTTTCGCAGGAAGTAGGCGGCGGTTGAACATCGTTTACTTTGGCACACCGGAGTTTGCCCTTGCGCCCCTCCAACGCCTGTTGGCAACAGAGGTCTATCGGGTGTTGGGGGTGGTCACCCAGCCCGATCGCCGGCGGGGACGGGGCAACCAACTATCCCCTTCTCCCGTCAAGGCCTTAGCCCTTCGCCACAGGTTACCCATTTGGCAGCCCCCAACGCCTGCGTCGCGATCCGGAGCTGCCTGAAGTCTTGCGATCGCTGGCTGCTGATGTCTTTGTGGTTGTTGCCTACGGTCAAATTTTGCCCCAGTCCATCCTTGAAATTCCCCGTTACGGCTGCATCAATATCCACGGCTCACTGCTGCCGAAGTATCGCGGGGCGGCTCCGATTCAGTGGGCACTCTACCACGGCGAACAGCAAACCGGCGTGAGCACGATGCTCATGGATGCCGGCATGGACACCGGCCCAATACTCCTAAAGCGCAAAGTAACGATTCATTTAGGGGATAACGCTGCTACCCTCAGCGCCAAGCTCAGCGAGATGGGTGCTGACCTACTGCTAGACACCTTGCAGCAACTGCCACAGCTTCAAGCCGAACCCCAAAACGAGGCTGAGGCTACCTACGCGCCCCTCATTCAAAAAAGGGACTATGCCATTGATTGGGGGCGATCGGCCCTAGCCCTCCACAACCAGGTGCGCGCTTTCTATCCCTATGCCTATACCCAGTGGCAAGGGACACCCTTGAAAATTTTGCAAACCTGGCCGCTGCTTCCCGAAGTGGCGGCCAAATTACCCGAACCCCTACAGTCTTATGTCGGTGAGCCTGAGGCCTCTGCCGCCCCCGGTACGGTGCTAGCCCTCATCAAGGGCTGGGGGCCAGTGGTACAGACGGGCAAGGGTCGCCTACTCCTGAGTCAAGTGCAGTTGAGTGGTCGCAAAGCGCAATCGGGGTGGGATTTTGTCAATGGGGTTCGACTGGCGATCGCCACGCAATTCGGTATTGGGCCCGCAGCTCTGTAACTGAGTTTTAAGCAGGGGGGGCTTAACGTAACTAAATGTTAAGATTTTGCCGTTTTGACAGCATTTGGCCTTGACACCCCTCGGATTGGCTCACTACACTGGCACACATACCTAGGTACGTCTCTAACCCCTATGGAAGATAAGCAAAAGGTTACGTTGTATCTCTCCCCCGATGTGCACCGCCAGCTAAAGATTGCCGCTGTAGTCGAGCAGGAAACAATGTCCACCCTTGCTGAGCGTGCTATTGAGTTTCTGCTGGCTCACCCAGAAGTACTGGCGGAATATGCCGAGCAAAAGCATGGCAATGTGCATCGGGTTTATCACTGCCCAGAGTGTGCCAGTGCCCTTGTCCTGCGGGGGGATGAGCTAACGGCCTTGGTCAATCAGCCCACTGTGATTGATGACGACAGCCTCAGTGTTCCTTCGCTCGCCGTCGAGTTGGTGTCTGCCCGCTAGGCCAGTGGCGGGGGTGTTGGGTCAGCCTTGCAAGAAGGAGGTGATTGCTGTGCAAGAAGAATTGAGTATCCTAATCCAAGCGCAATATCCGTTGATCTACCTCCTGACCTCTGAAGAAGAGCGGGCTGAGCAGGCGATCGCCACCATTGCCCAAAGTCAAGTTGGGCCGCAAGGGCGGTCTCCCCGCAAGCTCTACATCTGGACAGTGACCCACGGCATGGTGGAGTATGGCCATCCCCGCAACAATAGTCACCACAATACTGTCTCACCGGAAGCTGCCATTCAATGGGTTGTTCACCAACGGGAACCGGGCATCTACGTCTTCAAGGATTTGCACCCCTTCATTGATTCGCCCCCTGTCACTCGTTCCTTACGGGACGCGATCGCTAGCTTCAAGAGCAGCCACAAAACCATTATCCTCATGTCCCCCGAAGCGGCGCAGCGAATTCCCGTTGAACTGGAAAAAGAAATCGTCGTTGTTGACTATCCCCTACCCAGTATTAACGAACTAGATGAGGTTCTCAGGCAACAGTTAGATTCCCGCGATCGCCGCCTCACCCCGGAAGCCCGGGAAAAGCTCGTCAAAGCCACCCTGGGCCTGACGCGGGATGAAGCCGAAAAAGTCTTTCGCAAAGCCAAAGTCACCGCTGGGCGGCTCACCGAAGCCGAGGTGGACATCATCCTCTCCGAGAAAAAGCAACTCATCCGCCGCAACGGCATCCTCGAATACATGGAAGTGGATGAAACCATTGATTCTGTGGGGGGCCTAGAGGAACTCAAAGTATGGTTACGTCAACGCGCCAACGCCTTCAGTGAAAAGGCTCGTGAATACGGCTTACCGCAACCGAAAGGGATGTTGATCTTGGGTGTCCCCGGCTGTGGCAAGTCCCTCATTGCCAAAACCACCTCCCGCCTTTGGGGCTTGCCCCTGCTGCGCCTTGATATGGGTCGGGTCTATGATGGTTCAATGGTGGGGCGATCGGAAGCAAATTTGCGCAATGCGCTGAAAACCGCTGAATCCATTTCCCCTGCCATTCTCTTTATTGACGAAATGGACAAGGCCTTTGCTGGCGGGGCAGGCTCCTCAGACTCCGATGGCGGTACCTCTAGTCGCATCTTTGGCTCCTTCCTAACTTGGATGCAGGAGAAAAAGTCTCCCGTCTTTGTCTTGGCAACAGCCAACCGGGTTGAGCGGCTCCCCGGTGAATTCTTGCGTAAGGGCCGCTTTGATGAAATTTTCTTTGTTGATTTGCCAAATGCCGAAGAGCGCAAGGAAATCTTTCGCATTCACCTCACTAAGCGCCGTCGTGAGATCGATCGCTTTGACCTAGAGCAACTGGCCAATATCTGTGATGGTTTTTCTGGTGCCGAAATTGAGCAGGCCATCATTGCTGCCATGTACGAAGCCTTTGCTCAAGGGCGGGAGTTTACCCAGTTAGACATTATTGCCGCTAGCCGTGCCACTCAACCCCTTTCCAAGACAATGCAAGAGCAGGTCACGGCACTTCGGGATTGGGCACGCCAACGGGCGCGTCCGGCGGCGGCTTCAGTGGCTGAATACCAGCGACTGGAGTTCTGACAAGCTTCCTTCTGTCTGCCCGGCGCAGATGGGAGAAAGACCCGACCACAGGGGTTTGGTTCGCCATAAATTGTGGTTCATTCAGTCCAATGTTTCTGTCTCAATCTGGAGGAAATCCACATGTCTCACTTCAGCACCCTGCGTACGAAAGTTACCGATGCTGAAATCTTGAAAGCATCCCTGCGGGATCTGGGCATTACGGTGAAAACCAATGCCGATGTGCGGGGCTACAACGGCCAACGCGTTCGCGCTGACATCGTCGCTGTCCTGGATGGCGAGTATGATCTAGGCTGGTCTCGCAATGCTGATGGCACCTTTGATCTCATTGCTGACCTCTGGGGTGTGGCTAAAAAACACAACCAGACCGAGCTGATCAACTCGATCAACCAAAAATATGCCATCAACAAAACCTTGGCTGAGGTGAAGCGCCCTGGCCTTCAGAGCGCCAACGTCAAGCTTGTGGTGCATAGCTAATCCTGTTGCCAATTGCTTTGTACTGTCTAGCGCGCGTTCCCAAGTAATCTGCTGGCTGACTCCTGAGGGG encodes:
- a CDS encoding DUF1257 domain-containing protein → MSHFSTLRTKVTDAEILKASLRDLGITVKTNADVRGYNGQRVRADIVAVLDGEYDLGWSRNADGTFDLIADLWGVAKKHNQTELINSINQKYAINKTLAEVKRPGLQSANVKLVVHS
- the acpP gene encoding acyl carrier protein; this encodes MNQSEILEKVKAIVADQLSVDAEKVVPEASFAEDLNADSLDSVELIMALEEEFGVEIPDEEAEKLKTVQDVLDFINNKVAA
- a CDS encoding ribbon-helix-helix domain-containing protein; translated protein: MEDKQKVTLYLSPDVHRQLKIAAVVEQETMSTLAERAIEFLLAHPEVLAEYAEQKHGNVHRVYHCPECASALVLRGDELTALVNQPTVIDDDSLSVPSLAVELVSAR
- a CDS encoding ribonuclease R family protein, with amino-acid sequence MRFTIASLLANFSEDKFVAPKVLEKKLGCDDPESQRELEIALDALERIGLLIKERGKYRRASDDGLIEGRLRCSSKGFCFAIQDAEGGEDIFVREHQLSTAWNGDRVLVRVTREGRRKKSPEGEVKLILERGNPSVIARVKRTEDGFRALPLDDRLLFEIALEPNDLVPDLATVVDQLVHVSIRRYPLGGYLPTGEIAQILGSDAQSAPVLDLICCKHNLVRQFNPALRTAAATLNAQLETLDFSDRQDLRELVTITLVAPGQEPQVAFSLDALGQDLWELGIHMSDVGGLLPRDELLDRTARRQGMSLATPELSLPLLPPELERLRLLPGGDRAAISLLIVINTAGEVQSYRIYRSCIRVDACVTSEQVAATLALGDSSGDWLRAFIHLANAVSQRRQARGSIEVTPAAALSLAYADEGLAPAIFLPKVTPWTSLVILANELLGRHLAKLGVPALYRTQPVPELYAVQDFLKLCQNLNLPLSLDNPSQVTSRDYQRFMAQLATADLAAVLQELLLDKLKPASDSPMALTHFSLATGEGYGHFCSPLQRYTDIVNQRILHLLLTQGRDRRGPRAKERVNLGESSCLAQVNWTVFTTDIQREVETLVNELAPHLQERERQTYTAWKDLVGLQRVRQVQACIGEVRPGIITGVQSYGFFVELLDFNVEGLVHVSSLKDDWYEYRAYAQTLTGRRNRLRYRLGDRVEVLIKNVDSYRQQVDLTVISGGSQATEEDLNGSSDGGETLTPAEDDAPENL
- a CDS encoding AAA family ATPase, with the protein product MQEELSILIQAQYPLIYLLTSEEERAEQAIATIAQSQVGPQGRSPRKLYIWTVTHGMVEYGHPRNNSHHNTVSPEAAIQWVVHQREPGIYVFKDLHPFIDSPPVTRSLRDAIASFKSSHKTIILMSPEAAQRIPVELEKEIVVVDYPLPSINELDEVLRQQLDSRDRRLTPEAREKLVKATLGLTRDEAEKVFRKAKVTAGRLTEAEVDIILSEKKQLIRRNGILEYMEVDETIDSVGGLEELKVWLRQRANAFSEKAREYGLPQPKGMLILGVPGCGKSLIAKTTSRLWGLPLLRLDMGRVYDGSMVGRSEANLRNALKTAESISPAILFIDEMDKAFAGGAGSSDSDGGTSSRIFGSFLTWMQEKKSPVFVLATANRVERLPGEFLRKGRFDEIFFVDLPNAEERKEIFRIHLTKRRREIDRFDLEQLANICDGFSGAEIEQAIIAAMYEAFAQGREFTQLDIIAASRATQPLSKTMQEQVTALRDWARQRARPAAASVAEYQRLEF